TGGCGCGCACGGCCATCATGCAGGCCTCAAACAGGGCTGAGCCGCCATCGTACACGCTGGCGTTGGCGCAATCCATGTCCAGGAGCCGGCTGACCGCAGTCTGATATTCGAAGATGGCCTGCAAGGTGCCCTGGGAGGCCTCGGCCTGGTAGGGCGTATAGGCGGTGAGAAATTCGCCGCGGGAGGAAAGGGCATCCACGATGGCCGGGATGTGGTGGTCGTAGAACCCGCCACCCAGAAAGCTGACCACGTCCGTCTTGTTGGCGCGGGCCAGTTCTTCCAGACGGGCGCACACGGCGCGCTCGCTCATGCCAGGGGGCAGGTTGAAGGACTTGGGCCGCATGGAGGCGGGAATATCCTGGAAGAGCGCTTCCAGCGATTCAACGCCCACCACCTTGAGCATCTCTTGCGTCTGCTCCGGAGTATGGGGGATGTATGGCATGCAGGTGGCCGATCCTTTGGGTTTGGTTATTCCTCAAGCAGGTCGGCGTATTCTTCGGGCGTGAGCAGGCCGTCGGAGGGCTGGCCCCCGGTCACACGCACGCGCACCATCCAGCCTTCACCATACGGATCTTCGTTGATGACCTCGGGCGTATCCACCAGCTCCTCATTGACGGCGATTACCTCGCCATCCACGGGGGAGTAGATCTCGCTGGCTGCCTTGACGGACTCCACGGATCCCATTTCCTCGCCTGCGGTCACCGTGTCGCCCACCTTGGGCAGCTCCACGAACGTGAGATCGCCAAGCTGGGACTGGGCAAACTGGGTGATGCCCACCACGGCCTCGTCGTCTTCCATGCGGATCCATTCATGCGTTTTGGTATACAGCAGATCATCAGGAATCATACATTCCTCCTAAAAGATAAGGAAAAAGGGGAACGCGCCCCCGGTCTTCCGTGGCGAGATGTCCCGGCCCGTGACGTTTCATACGTGCGCCGCGGCGCAACTGCAAGCCGTCTGGGCTGGCAAGTTGAGAAGTTTTTTGGAGCGACCCCGAAGGCGCTGTCGCCGCGGCAGAGGAATGGCCGCAGTCAGCACAGGGGAGGGCAGGCAGATTATTCGCTCAGGGGCGCGAGGGTCAGGCCCAGGGCAGCGATTTCTTCAAGTAATAGCTGCTTTCTGATTGGCTTAACAATATAGGAAGTTGCGTCACCCAGGAAGAAGGCGTCGTGCACTTCGCGGTTGTCATCCAGGCCGCTGATCATGATGACTTTGGCGTGCCGGCAGGCCTCGCCCAGGAGCTCGCGCTCCACCTCGCGGATTTCGCGCAGGGCTTTCTGCCCGTCCATGTTGGGCATGAGAATATCCAGACACACCAGATCGTACGGCTCGCCTTCTTTGCAGGCGGCGCGGAATGCCTCCACGCCTTCCTCCCCGTCCACGGCGATATCCACATAGCCGAAAGGATGGAGGATCTTCTGCAAAAGTTTGCGGCTGTCGAAGTCGTCATCTACAATCAGAAACTTCATGCACCCGGCTCCGGTAAGGAAGTGTGCAAAAAATCAGGCCGAACGAATAGTAACCACGGATCCGGGAGTGCGTCAATTGCCATGCGCGGTAAAAATGTGGCATAGTTGTCTGTTTGGGGCCGGTTGCGGCGATGCTTGCATTTGCCGCCGCCAGGGGCTACAGCACAGGAGGGGTACCGTTTCTGCCCCGCAACCCATTTTCGGCGTGCGTTCACGCAAATATCTCATGCATATTGCACTCGTTTTCACCCTCGCGGCCGCCTCCGGCTGGGAGTTCTGGCCCTTCGATGCCATCTACCCCTCAAACTTCTGGCCATTTTTGGCCAAGATTGGCTTTGTGGCCCTCATTTTCGGGGGGGTGGTGCTGTATCTGCGCAAACTGTTTGGCCCTGGCGGGCGGCTTCGCCCCGAG
This sequence is a window from Megalodesulfovibrio gigas DSM 1382 = ATCC 19364. Protein-coding genes within it:
- the gcvH gene encoding glycine cleavage system protein GcvH codes for the protein MIPDDLLYTKTHEWIRMEDDEAVVGITQFAQSQLGDLTFVELPKVGDTVTAGEEMGSVESVKAASEIYSPVDGEVIAVNEELVDTPEVINEDPYGEGWMVRVRVTGGQPSDGLLTPEEYADLLEE
- a CDS encoding response regulator, giving the protein MKFLIVDDDFDSRKLLQKILHPFGYVDIAVDGEEGVEAFRAACKEGEPYDLVCLDILMPNMDGQKALREIREVERELLGEACRHAKVIMISGLDDNREVHDAFFLGDATSYIVKPIRKQLLLEEIAALGLTLAPLSE